In Arachis stenosperma cultivar V10309 chromosome 1, arast.V10309.gnm1.PFL2, whole genome shotgun sequence, one DNA window encodes the following:
- the LOC130977661 gene encoding uncharacterized protein LOC130977661 has protein sequence MGSRRQGEREGIPNVNYEREQETFMATMNDVAEVVREAAVGAARAVDRLGVRNRNENEHGEDSRNDENNLGHPERPMTLATFLKVNPPKFKGTLVATDADNWFRGIERSLRAQHVPKGQHVEFATYMLEGEAEHWWQGIQRLLQQNENDVPWDTFRDEFYKKYFPRAARDAKEMELMQLKQGDMTIAEYARKFDDLCRFSKICQGNPADFEEWKCLKFEGGLQEELMNSVVPLEIRNFAELVNKSKLVEECSKKLAIARASRREDLQRDFVQNLAPQGRNFKAIGQFQHWNGNHRAVSLLTCNNGSDNNRDIRQGHESQPHQAQNGVICPTCGKNHGSRLCRVRTGLCYYCNKEGHRARDYRKRMVDESAGNTIKFGSIARGKFYAKNLLKSDIIVTFYLRLKF, from the coding sequence ATGGGTTCACGGAGACAAGGCGAACGGGAAGGAATTCCTAATGTTAACTACGAGAGGGAACAGGAAACATTTATGGCTACCATGAACGACGTGGCTGAAGTAGTGCGTGAAGCTGCTGTAGGAGCGGCTAGGGCTGTTGACCGTCTTGGAGTGAGAAACAGGAATGAGAATGAGCATGGGGAAGATAGTAGGAATGATGAGAACAACTTAGGGCATCCTGAAAGACCTATGACCCTTGCGACCTTTCTAAAGGTTAACCCGCCTAAGTTTAAAGGTACACTCGTTGCGACCGATGCTGACAACTGGTTTCGAGGTATCGAACGATCACTGCGAGCGCAACATGTTCCGAAAGGCCAACACGTGGAGTTCGCTACTTATATGCTGGAAGGAGAAGCGGAGCATTGGTGGCAGGGGATACAGCGACTACTGCAACAGAATGAAAATGACGTTCCTTGGGATACCTTTAGGGATGAATTTTATAAGAAGTATTTCCCGAGAGCAGCACGTGATGCTAAGGAGATGGAGCTTATGCAGCTGAAACAAGGGGATATGACTATTGCTGAGTATGCCCGTAAATTCGATGACTTGTGTCGTTTCTCTAAGATTTGTCAAGGGAACCCAGCAGActttgaggaatggaagtgtttAAAGTTTGAAGGAGGACTCCAAGAAGAACTGATGAATTCTGTTGTTCCGCTAGAGATACGAAATTTTGCTGAACTAGTGAATAAAAGTAAACTAGTGGAAGAATGTTCAAAGAAGTTGGCAATAGCTCGAGCAAGTCGTAGGGAGGATTTACAAAGAGACTTTGTTCAGAATTTAGCCCCTCAAGGTCGCAACTTTAAAGCCATTGGTCAATTCCAGCATTGGAATGGAAACCACCGAGCTGTTAGCCTTCTAACTTGCAATAATGGTAGTGACAATAACCGTGACATTCGACAAGGACATGAGAGTCAACCTCACCAAGCTCAGAATGGTGTAATATGCCCAACTTGTGGAAAGAACCATGGTAGTAGGCTTTGCCGGGTTAGAACAGGTTTATGTTACTATTGTAATAAGGAAGGACATCGGGCAAGAGACTATCGGAAAAGAATGGTAGATGAGTCTGCTGGCAACACTATAAAGTTTGGATCTATCGCTCGAGGTAAGTTCTATGCTAAGAATTTGCTTAAGTCAGATATCATTGTAACTTTTTACCTACGCCTCAAATTTTGA
- the LOC130977645 gene encoding uncharacterized protein LOC130977645, translating to MGSRRQGEREGIPNVNYEREQETFMATMNDVAEVVREAAVGAARAVDRLGVRNRNENEHGEDSRNDENNLGHPERPMTLATFLKVNPPKFKGILVATDADNWFRGIERSLRAQHVPKGQHVEFATYMLEGEAEHWWQGIQRLLQQNENDVPWDTFRDEFYKKYFPRAARDAKEMELMQLKQGDMTIAEYARKFDDLCRFSKICQGNPADFEEWKCLKFEGGLREELMNSVVPLEIRNFAELVNKSKLVEECSKKLAIARASRREDLQRDFVQNLALQGHNFKAIGQFQHWNGNHRAVSLLTCNNGSDNNRDIRQGHESQPHQAQNGVICPTCGKNHGSRLCRVRTGLCYYCNKEGHRARDCRKRMVDESAGNTIKFGSIARGKFYAKNLLKSDIIATFYLRLKF from the coding sequence ATGGGTTCACGGAGACAAGGCGAACGGGAAGGAATTCCTAATGTTAACTACGAGAGGGAACAGGAAACATTTATGGCTACCATGAACGACGTGGCTGAAGTAGTGCGTGAAGCTGCTGTAGGAGCGGCTAGGGCTGTTGACCGTCTTGGAGTGAGAAACAGGAATGAGAATGAGCATGGGGAAGATAGTAGGAATGATGAGAACAACTTAGGGCATCCTGAAAGACCTATGACCCTTGCGACCTTTCTAAAGGTTAACCCGCCTAAGTTTAAAGGTATACTCGTTGCGACCGATGCTGACAACTGGTTTCGAGGTATCGAACGATCACTGCGAGCGCAACATGTTCCGAAAGGCCAACACGTGGAGTTCGCTACTTATATGCTGGAAGGAGAAGCGGAGCATTGGTGGCAGGGGATACAGCGACTACTGCAACAGAATGAAAATGACGTTCCTTGGGATACCTTTAGGGATGAATTTTATAAGAAGTATTTCCCGAGAGCAGCACGTGATGCTAAGGAGATGGAGCTTATGCAGCTGAAACAAGGGGATATGACTATTGCTGAGTATGCCCGTAAATTCGATGACTTGTGTCGTTTCTCTAAGATTTGTCAAGGGAACCCAGCAGActttgaggaatggaagtgtttAAAGTTTGAAGGAGGACTCCGAGAAGAACTGATGAATTCTGTTGTTCCGCTAGAGATACGAAATTTTGCTGAACTAGTGAATAAAAGTAAACTAGTGGAAGAATGTTCAAAGAAGTTGGCAATAGCTCGAGCAAGTCGTAGGGAGGATTTACAAAGAGACTTTGTTCAGAATTTAGCCCTTCAAGGTCACAACTTTAAAGCCATTGGTCAATTCCAGCATTGGAATGGAAACCACCGAGCTGTCAGCCTTCTAACTTGCAATAATGGTAGTGACAATAACCGTGACATTCGACAAGGACATGAGAGTCAACCTCACCAAGCTCAGAATGGTGTAATATGCCCAACTTGTGGAAAGAACCATGGTAGTAGGCTTTGCCGGGTTAGAACAGGTTTATGTTACTATTGTAATAAGGAAGGACATCGGGCAAGAGACTGTCGGAAAAGAATGGTAGATGAGTCTGCTGGCAACACTATAAAGTTTGGATCTATCGCTCGAGGTAAGTTCTATGCTAAGAATTTGCTTAAGTCAGATATCATTGCAACTTTTTACCTACGCCtcaaattttga